The stretch of DNA TTGTAATTGTAAACCGTGTACAGTTTTTTCTTCAGGTTTTGCTTTATCAGGTTATTTTCATCAATGTTTTCGATGGCGCTTTTCAGAATCCAGGCTTCCTCTTCGGTAAAATGAATCAGGCTGCTGATGTCTTTAAAGTATTTCGATGATTTATCAATCCGGTGAATATTGCCTTCTCTCTTCATTACAAAACCGGCTGCTCTGAATGTGTCGATATAGCGATAAACGCTGCGGGTGGTCATATTAAGTTTGCCGGCAATGTCCTGAACGGTGTAGCGGCGATTGCCGGTAAGCATTAGCATCAGCCTTAGTAATCGCTCAATTTTGGGTTGGTCCATTGGTTTATATGATTAAGATATATGGTGACAGAAGGTTATTTTGCCCTGCTGCCGGTTATTTCTTCTACACAGCCCATTCCCAGTGCGTTTTTTTCGCCAAAGCCACATAAATATCCTGTTTTTATAAGCTCAGCAGGAGCGGTCAGGCTGAAATCGTAGGTGTATCCTATGATTTTTGTTTGGGCAGGCGTGTGGGCCTTAATGATTATTCCCCACTTGCGGGGCGTGTTCAATATTTCGGTTTTTACTGTTGGAATGCTGCTGACCAGTTCAGGCCTCGATGAAATAAGACCCGCCTGCAGCAGGGTGGTATATTTTCTGATAAGGTTATCGGTTAAAATCTGGCAATAATCCGGGTGATCCGGTGCCAAATATTCGGCAGTGGGGCAATGCTCAACCTGCTTGCCTATAACTAAGGGTGAAACCAGCCTGAGTTTTATATGTTCGCAAAATTCAGGTT from Lentimicrobiaceae bacterium encodes:
- the cas6 gene encoding CRISPR-associated endoribonuclease Cas6; the protein is MRLSITLTATDPIHRTIPVNYQYPLSAWIYHTIGEGNHAFARFLHDTGFINGTKKYKLFTFSQLSFPSRGFKVEQDRLRIISQQCSFVISFMVPAAIEHFVAGIFTHQHFTLGDHISQTPFQVSAVEVLPEPEFCEHIKLRLVSPLVIGKQVEHCPTAEYLAPDHPDYCQILTDNLIRKYTTLLQAGLISSRPELVSSIPTVKTEILNTPRKWGIIIKAHTPAQTKIIGYTYDFSLTAPAELIKTGYLCGFGEKNALGMGCVEEITGSRAK